A window of the Oryza brachyantha chromosome 5, ObraRS2, whole genome shotgun sequence genome harbors these coding sequences:
- the LOC102703866 gene encoding histone deacetylase HDT2-like isoform X2, producing MEFWGLEVKPGQTVKCEPEDDRFLHLSQAALGESKKGSDNAVMYVKTDDQKLVIGTLSADKFPQIQFDLVFEKEFELSHTSKTASVFFSGYKVSQPPEEDEMDFDSEEVEDEEEEEKIIPVPKANGKVQGMENVQKKGKTIPSASKSKAVVNDDDDDDETDEDDSGDEGLSPEDDDDDDSSDDDSSEDDEDESDEEETPKKPETGKKRAAEIVLKTPASDKKAKIATPSGQKTGDKKGVHVATPHPAKQASKTPVNDKAKEKSPKSGGGSVSCKSCNKTFNSDMALQSHSKAKHPTK from the exons ATGGAGTTCTGGG GTCTTGAGGTCAAGCCTGGGCAGACTGTCAAATGTGAGCCTGAAGATGACCGCTTTTTGCACCTTTCTCAG GCTGCTCTTGGAGAATCAAAGAAAGGATCTGATAATGCTGTGATGTATGTTAAGACTGATGATCAAAAGCTAGTCATTGGAACCCTCTCAGCTGACAAGTTCCCTCAAATCCAATTTGATTTGGTCTTTGAGAAAGAGTTTGAACTGTCACACACCTCAAAGACTGCCAGTGTGTTCTTTTCTGGCTACAAAGTTTCCCAGCCACCTGAGGAAGATGA GATGGATTTTGATTCTGAAGAAGTTGAAG atgaagaggaggaagaaaaaatcatTCCAGTGCCCAAGGCAAATG GCAAGGTGCAAGGTATGGAAAATGTGCAGAAAAAAGGCAAGACAATTCCTTCTGCTTCAAAATCAAAGGCTGTGGTGAATGacgatgatgacgatgatgaaACTGATGAGGATGATTCTGGGGATGAAGGACTTTCTCCtgaggatgatgatgacgat GATTCTTCTGATGATGATTCCAGTGAAGATGATGAGGATGAGAGTGACGAAGAAGAAACTCCCAAGAAG CCAGAGACTGGAAAGAAGAGAGCAGCTGAAATTGTGTTGAAGACACCTGCATCTGATAAGAAAGCAAAGATTGCTACACCATCAGGCCAGAAGACGG GCGACAAGAAGGGTGTCCATGTAGCAACTCCACATCCGgcaaagcaagcaagcaagacCCCTGTGAATGATAAGGCAAAGGAGAAGTCCCCCAAATCCGGCGGTGGGTCAGTTTCTTGCAAATCTTGCAACAA GACATTCAACAGTGATATGGCTCTGCAATCTCACTCGAAGGCCAAACATCCTACCAAGTGA
- the LOC102703866 gene encoding histone deacetylase HDT2-like isoform X1, which produces MEFWGLEVKPGQTVKCEPEDDRFLHLSQAALGESKKGSDNAVMYVKTDDQKLVIGTLSADKFPQIQFDLVFEKEFELSHTSKTASVFFSGYKVSQPPEEDEMDFDSEEVEDEEEEEKIIPVPKANGKVQGMENVQKKGKTIPSASKSKAVVNDDDDDDETDEDDSGDEGLSPEDDDDDDSSDDDSSEDDEDESDEEETPKKCDVVQPETGKKRAAEIVLKTPASDKKAKIATPSGQKTGDKKGVHVATPHPAKQASKTPVNDKAKEKSPKSGGGSVSCKSCNKTFNSDMALQSHSKAKHPTK; this is translated from the exons ATGGAGTTCTGGG GTCTTGAGGTCAAGCCTGGGCAGACTGTCAAATGTGAGCCTGAAGATGACCGCTTTTTGCACCTTTCTCAG GCTGCTCTTGGAGAATCAAAGAAAGGATCTGATAATGCTGTGATGTATGTTAAGACTGATGATCAAAAGCTAGTCATTGGAACCCTCTCAGCTGACAAGTTCCCTCAAATCCAATTTGATTTGGTCTTTGAGAAAGAGTTTGAACTGTCACACACCTCAAAGACTGCCAGTGTGTTCTTTTCTGGCTACAAAGTTTCCCAGCCACCTGAGGAAGATGA GATGGATTTTGATTCTGAAGAAGTTGAAG atgaagaggaggaagaaaaaatcatTCCAGTGCCCAAGGCAAATG GCAAGGTGCAAGGTATGGAAAATGTGCAGAAAAAAGGCAAGACAATTCCTTCTGCTTCAAAATCAAAGGCTGTGGTGAATGacgatgatgacgatgatgaaACTGATGAGGATGATTCTGGGGATGAAGGACTTTCTCCtgaggatgatgatgacgat GATTCTTCTGATGATGATTCCAGTGAAGATGATGAGGATGAGAGTGACGAAGAAGAAACTCCCAAGAAG TGTGATGTGGTGCAGCCAGAGACTGGAAAGAAGAGAGCAGCTGAAATTGTGTTGAAGACACCTGCATCTGATAAGAAAGCAAAGATTGCTACACCATCAGGCCAGAAGACGG GCGACAAGAAGGGTGTCCATGTAGCAACTCCACATCCGgcaaagcaagcaagcaagacCCCTGTGAATGATAAGGCAAAGGAGAAGTCCCCCAAATCCGGCGGTGGGTCAGTTTCTTGCAAATCTTGCAACAA GACATTCAACAGTGATATGGCTCTGCAATCTCACTCGAAGGCCAAACATCCTACCAAGTGA